From a region of the Bacillus alveayuensis genome:
- a CDS encoding glycolate oxidase (product_source=KO:K00104; cath_funfam=1.10.45.10,3.30.43.10,3.30.465.10; cog=COG0277; ko=KO:K00104; pfam=PF01565,PF02913; superfamily=55103; tigrfam=TIGR00387): MSKQTQIDQILEELKNFIEPKRLLTQLEDLVSFSYDASFGVYLPEIVVQPTSTDEVQKLMKLANKYKVPVYPRGQGTSLSGGPLPVKGGMVLDFSQWDQKLEIYPDDLIAVVSPGVLTSDINAAANEYGLMYPPDPSSSNVSTIGGNLAENAGGPRGLKYGVTKDYVIGLEAVTPEGEIFRTGGRTVKNVTGYDLTKLIVGSEGTLAVITEAILRLFPKPPATKTLMAIFNDIVDSGRAISKVLSSGILPSKMELMDQASVVAVENYQPLGLPTDIEAILLIELDGHPQAIEEEIVKVEQICKEVGAREVKVSRNEEEALQLWKARKLVSPAIARIKPTKISEDATVPRSKIPEMFKRLKEIKNKYQIDLVVFGHAGDGNLHPNIIADQRDVEEMKRVEKAVEEIFAAAVELGGTLSGEHGIGTMKAPFLEMELGKVGIEMMKRIKQSWDPNNILNPGKIFPEEGQRFVLRSE; encoded by the coding sequence GTGAGTAAGCAAACACAAATAGATCAGATATTAGAAGAACTAAAAAATTTCATAGAGCCGAAAAGATTATTAACACAACTGGAGGATCTCGTAAGCTTTTCTTATGATGCTTCATTTGGTGTTTATTTACCTGAAATTGTCGTACAACCGACATCAACGGATGAAGTTCAAAAATTGATGAAATTGGCCAATAAATATAAAGTACCCGTATATCCAAGAGGTCAAGGAACAAGCTTAAGTGGCGGCCCTTTGCCAGTAAAGGGTGGAATGGTTCTTGATTTTTCTCAATGGGATCAAAAGCTGGAGATTTATCCAGATGATTTAATTGCAGTTGTGTCGCCAGGTGTATTGACGTCTGATATAAACGCAGCTGCAAATGAATACGGATTAATGTATCCACCTGATCCGAGCAGCTCAAATGTGTCCACAATTGGTGGTAATTTAGCTGAGAATGCCGGTGGGCCACGAGGCTTGAAATATGGCGTGACTAAAGACTATGTGATTGGTCTGGAGGCAGTTACGCCAGAAGGAGAAATCTTTAGAACTGGTGGTAGAACGGTTAAAAACGTAACAGGTTATGATTTGACGAAATTAATTGTTGGTTCAGAGGGAACATTAGCGGTGATTACCGAAGCGATTTTGCGGTTGTTTCCAAAACCGCCAGCAACGAAAACTTTAATGGCTATTTTCAACGATATTGTTGATTCTGGCCGAGCAATCTCAAAAGTTTTAAGTTCAGGAATTCTCCCATCCAAGATGGAATTGATGGATCAAGCTTCAGTCGTTGCGGTTGAGAATTACCAACCACTTGGACTGCCTACAGATATAGAAGCTATTTTATTAATTGAATTAGATGGACATCCTCAAGCCATTGAAGAGGAAATCGTAAAAGTGGAACAAATTTGTAAAGAGGTCGGAGCAAGAGAAGTCAAAGTATCTAGAAATGAAGAGGAAGCATTACAATTGTGGAAAGCCAGAAAGCTAGTTTCACCTGCTATTGCTCGTATAAAGCCGACCAAAATATCGGAAGATGCAACCGTTCCAAGAAGTAAGATTCCAGAAATGTTCAAGAGATTGAAGGAAATTAAAAACAAATATCAAATCGATTTAGTCGTTTTTGGACATGCTGGTGATGGAAACTTGCATCCGAATATCATCGCAGATCAAAGAGATGTCGAAGAAATGAAAAGAGTTGAAAAAGCGGTTGAAGAAATTTTTGCAGCTGCCGTAGAACTCGGTGGTACTTTATCGGGAGAACACGGAATTGGAACGATGAAAGCACCATTTTTGGAGATGGAGTTAGGAAAGGTAGGCATTGAAATGATGAAGAGAATTAAACAAAGCTGGGATCCAAACAATATTTTAAATCCAGGAAAAATTTTCCCTGAAGAAGGGCAAAGGTTCGTGTTGCGAAGTGAGTAA
- a CDS encoding hypothetical protein (product_source=Hypo-rule applied; superfamily=82866; transmembrane_helix_parts=Inside_1_20,TMhelix_21_40,Outside_41_49,TMhelix_50_72,Inside_73_81): MPIIVFFISDSDCVKRDAKCSLFSHIIPVISVVVSVLIGITVLWSSALDFLVFGLIAFVGLINIIVVIWNIVQGVKLIVAE, translated from the coding sequence TTGCCAATCATCGTATTCTTTATTTCTGATTCAGATTGTGTAAAACGCGATGCTAAATGTTCCCTTTTTTCACATATTATTCCTGTCATATCTGTCGTTGTTTCTGTTCTTATTGGTATAACCGTTTTATGGTCGAGTGCATTGGACTTCCTTGTTTTTGGATTAATCGCTTTTGTTGGATTGATCAATATTATTGTTGTGATATGGAATATTGTTCAAGGAGTTAAAC
- a CDS encoding glycolate oxidase iron-sulfur subunit (product_source=KO:K11473; cath_funfam=1.10.1060.10; cog=COG0247; ko=KO:K11473; pfam=PF02754,PF13183; superfamily=46548), which translates to MSKQEPKYNLAYDETFSCVQCGYCLPSCPTYKTMEKETHSPRGRINLVKMAAEGKIPISQLKEPIDLCLGCRACETACPTNVQYGKILDSAKVALQNEVNDRSKAKKYFKDLIFKHTLPNERTLNLLGNGLRMYQKSGLKQIAHKSGIINLFPKKISAFDQITPNIPSQAKKRQRPRVLKPEGEAAFKIGFFKGCIMDTVFSEINDLSMKLLRASGCEVVLIEEQTCCGALQSHSGDREIAKSLAKANIEAFEQHSFDFIVNSIGGCGAMLVEYHHLFEDDPEWYERAKAFAEKNKDISFVLSQLELPFKKEINKVVTYQPSCHMTNVQKLTKEPLLLLRSIPGITYREHDQANMCCGSAGIYNIVNYEESMEILDEKMKNIQKISPDIIVTTNPGCHLQMKLGVVRENLSNSVEVVHLVELLCEACDIKVDG; encoded by the coding sequence GTGAGTAAACAAGAGCCAAAATACAATCTCGCATACGATGAGACATTTAGTTGTGTTCAATGCGGCTATTGTCTTCCATCTTGTCCAACCTATAAAACGATGGAAAAGGAAACACACTCCCCAAGGGGCAGAATAAACTTAGTCAAGATGGCGGCTGAAGGAAAAATTCCCATTTCCCAGTTAAAAGAACCGATCGATTTATGTTTAGGATGTCGTGCCTGTGAAACAGCTTGTCCAACAAACGTACAATATGGAAAAATACTAGATTCCGCAAAAGTAGCATTGCAAAATGAAGTAAATGATAGGTCGAAAGCGAAAAAATATTTTAAAGATTTAATTTTCAAACATACATTGCCAAATGAGCGGACATTAAATCTTCTTGGAAATGGGTTGAGGATGTATCAAAAATCAGGTTTAAAGCAAATTGCTCATAAGTCTGGAATCATCAACTTATTCCCTAAAAAAATTAGTGCGTTTGATCAAATAACACCAAATATACCAAGTCAAGCAAAAAAAAGACAACGTCCGCGTGTGTTGAAGCCAGAAGGGGAAGCAGCGTTTAAAATTGGATTTTTTAAAGGCTGTATCATGGATACTGTCTTTTCTGAAATTAATGATTTAAGTATGAAGCTATTGCGGGCAAGTGGGTGTGAGGTTGTTTTAATAGAAGAGCAAACTTGCTGCGGAGCACTCCAAAGCCATAGCGGAGATCGGGAAATAGCAAAATCTTTAGCAAAAGCCAATATTGAAGCTTTTGAACAACACTCCTTTGATTTTATTGTCAATAGCATCGGTGGCTGCGGAGCGATGCTTGTTGAATATCATCATTTATTTGAAGATGATCCTGAGTGGTATGAGCGAGCAAAAGCTTTTGCAGAAAAAAATAAAGATATTAGCTTTGTGTTATCACAGCTTGAACTACCCTTTAAAAAAGAGATCAACAAAGTGGTAACCTATCAACCATCCTGTCATATGACAAATGTTCAAAAGCTAACAAAAGAGCCCTTACTCCTGCTTCGCTCCATTCCGGGAATAACATATAGAGAGCATGATCAAGCGAATATGTGCTGCGGATCAGCAGGTATTTATAATATTGTGAATTATGAGGAATCAATGGAAATACTAGATGAGAAAATGAAAAATATTCAAAAGATTAGCCCTGATATCATCGTAACAACGAATCCAGGATGCCATTTACAAATGAAATTGGGAGTAGTAAGGGAGAATTTATCAAATTCAGTAGAAGTCGTTCATTTAGTAGAGTTATTGTGTGAGGCTTGTGATATTAAAGTGGATGGATGA
- a CDS encoding putative permease (product_source=COG0679; cog=COG0679; ko=KO:K07088; pfam=PF03547; transmembrane_helix_parts=Outside_1_4,TMhelix_5_24,Inside_25_35,TMhelix_36_55,Outside_56_67,TMhelix_68_90,Inside_91_101,TMhelix_102_124,Outside_125_127,TMhelix_128_150,Inside_151_162,TMhelix_163_181,Outside_182_190,TMhelix_191_213,Inside_214_225,TMhelix_226_248,Outside_249_257,TMhelix_258_275,Inside_276_287,TMhelix_288_310,Outside_311_311) — MDMSTLLSSFGIMTIIILLGFIIARKYKVTAESKQLLIIIIIHIAVPSIILNGIFNTDMNGTTLAKMFMIFLLSIMFNTVGILLGWFSAVIFRFRAIKAKKIAILSGLGNTGFIGIPLCERLFGPEGGLLAAIYDAGLDVVAFTLVIVLLQKNEKFSFRSFKAIMNMPIAAIMIGVSIAIIGYQPPLLIKHLTSTLANLAAPLAMIYIGLLIPEFLKEKKKIPVRFVSLSLIMKLFIIPLLFIMILQIMPIAVEVKNVVSIQVSMPTFMLATVLFAKYANDEETAVMITIYSTILSLITVPLIVYATSLFL; from the coding sequence GTGGATATGTCAACTCTTTTGTCTTCGTTTGGTATTATGACAATCATTATTTTATTAGGATTTATCATTGCCCGAAAATATAAGGTTACTGCTGAATCTAAACAGTTGTTAATCATCATTATTATTCATATAGCTGTTCCATCCATTATCTTAAATGGAATTTTTAATACGGATATGAATGGTACAACACTTGCAAAAATGTTCATGATCTTTCTCCTTTCTATTATGTTTAATACGGTCGGTATTTTATTAGGGTGGTTTAGCGCCGTTATTTTTCGTTTTCGAGCTATAAAAGCAAAAAAAATAGCTATTTTGTCAGGATTAGGGAATACGGGCTTTATCGGCATACCTCTTTGTGAAAGATTATTTGGTCCGGAAGGCGGCTTATTAGCAGCCATCTATGATGCGGGGCTAGATGTTGTAGCTTTTACACTTGTCATTGTATTACTACAAAAAAATGAAAAATTTTCTTTTCGTAGTTTTAAAGCCATTATGAATATGCCTATTGCTGCGATTATGATTGGGGTTTCCATTGCAATTATCGGTTATCAGCCGCCTTTGCTCATAAAACATTTAACATCAACCTTAGCGAACCTAGCTGCTCCATTAGCGATGATTTACATCGGTTTGTTAATACCAGAGTTTCTCAAGGAAAAGAAAAAAATACCTGTACGTTTTGTAAGCCTTTCTTTGATAATGAAACTATTCATAATTCCACTTCTTTTCATTATGATCTTACAAATCATGCCTATTGCAGTTGAAGTGAAAAATGTTGTTTCTATTCAGGTATCCATGCCAACATTTATGTTAGCAACTGTCTTATTTGCCAAATATGCTAATGATGAGGAAACAGCTGTGATGATTACGATTTACTCGACGATTCTTTCATTAATAACCGTGCCCCTAATTGTTTATGCAACAAGTTTATTTTTATAA